One genomic window of Kosmotoga olearia TBF 19.5.1 includes the following:
- a CDS encoding IS110-like element ISKol6 family transposase — protein MDIVGIDWSWNFHTCYSIEQDKVFKIKDGIAGYEKLLKRVSKDAVFVIEESFNRLGDFLLSRGKEVYLLPPKRSKEARGYHSNGVKTDSTDARCIALTYKEHPEYCIKATHDELGMLFRELLRHYRYYTDMASRLKNKLQNELHNYFPEYARVMGNSWTDCDGRIFLLTICPDVTELRKISDKEINRHFKANHLRYTSSLKRKVKELREKAIDWGMSKYTRDMIANVATQLLEAKREKKKITKEMEKELRKSKYNIILTLPGVGVATGVALVTAFLTHEFKNYRDFQKYCGTMPIVSQSGNFRMCRMRKNCDKKLRGILHMMAINAKKCGAWMKGYYDKKTNKEGKKPSLALRALANILVKIAFAMLRNLKAYDEELFLSSRGNKSPRLNYTTRNSIPGTKKMTKEKLSLPVSVAQTNCHLGTVSGSLSP, from the coding sequence ATGGATATTGTGGGAATTGACTGGTCGTGGAATTTTCACACCTGCTATTCTATCGAACAGGATAAGGTTTTTAAGATCAAAGATGGTATAGCGGGATATGAGAAACTGTTGAAAAGGGTATCAAAAGACGCTGTTTTCGTCATTGAAGAGAGTTTTAATCGCTTGGGAGATTTCTTGCTATCCAGAGGGAAAGAGGTTTATCTCCTGCCACCGAAAAGGTCAAAGGAAGCCAGAGGCTATCATTCAAATGGTGTGAAGACTGATTCAACGGATGCCAGGTGTATTGCCCTTACCTACAAAGAACACCCGGAATATTGTATTAAGGCAACACATGACGAACTTGGCATGCTTTTCAGGGAATTGTTGAGGCATTACAGGTACTATACCGACATGGCCTCGAGGCTTAAGAACAAACTTCAAAACGAACTGCATAATTATTTCCCTGAATATGCTAGGGTGATGGGTAATTCTTGGACAGATTGTGACGGGAGGATATTCCTGCTCACCATATGCCCGGATGTAACCGAACTCAGGAAGATTTCTGACAAGGAGATAAATAGACATTTCAAAGCGAATCATCTACGCTACACATCCTCATTGAAAAGAAAGGTCAAAGAACTCAGGGAAAAAGCCATTGATTGGGGCATGTCGAAATACACCAGGGACATGATCGCAAATGTTGCCACACAACTTCTGGAAGCAAAAAGAGAGAAAAAGAAAATAACAAAAGAGATGGAGAAAGAACTACGTAAATCGAAATACAACATAATACTGACGCTCCCGGGTGTTGGAGTAGCCACAGGAGTAGCATTGGTAACAGCATTTCTTACACACGAATTCAAAAATTACAGGGATTTCCAGAAGTATTGTGGAACTATGCCAATAGTATCCCAGAGTGGTAATTTTCGCATGTGCAGGATGAGGAAAAACTGTGACAAGAAACTCAGAGGCATTCTCCATATGATGGCGATAAACGCGAAGAAATGCGGAGCATGGATGAAAGGCTACTATGACAAGAAGACAAATAAAGAGGGCAAGAAACCATCTCTTGCCCTCAGAGCATTGGCGAACATCCTCGTCAAGATAGCCTTCGCCATGCTAAGAAACCTAAAAGCCTACGATGAGGAACTCTTCCTTTCCTCACGTGGGAACAAGAGTCCTCGGTTAAATTATACAACAAGAAATAGCATACCGGGGACTAAAAAAATGACGAAAGAAAAGTTATCCCTGCCTGTCTCTGTTGCTCAAACCAACTGCCATTTGGGAACAGTTTCAGGTAGTCTGTCTCCTTGA
- a CDS encoding Ldh family oxidoreductase yields MEVVYDDVVWLDFDVLENFMVDVFKALGVPEEDAKIVANVLITADKQGIDSHGVGRLKPIYVERIQAGIQNPITNFEIVRESPTTAVVDGHNGMGHVIGYKAMKLAIEKAKKYGMGMVAVRNSTHYGIAGYYVQMAVDEGMIGITGTNARPSIAPTFGVEPMLGTNPLTFGMPSDEEFPFILDCATSVSQRGKIEVYARAGKEIPEGWVIGEDGKTRTDTEQILEDLKKGKAALVPLGGIGEETAGYKGYGYATVVEILSAALQGGNFLKMLTGFDEQGNRVPYRIGHFFIAINIEAFTELENFKKTTGEILRALRNSKKAPGAERIYTAGEKEYLTWLERKDKGAPLNHVLREQLVQLRDEFNLDQYKFPWE; encoded by the coding sequence ATGGAAGTAGTTTACGACGATGTTGTCTGGTTGGATTTTGACGTTCTCGAAAACTTTATGGTCGATGTTTTTAAAGCTCTTGGAGTTCCGGAAGAAGATGCCAAAATAGTCGCAAATGTGCTTATTACGGCTGACAAACAAGGTATCGACTCCCACGGAGTCGGCAGACTTAAGCCAATTTATGTCGAAAGAATTCAAGCGGGAATCCAGAACCCCATCACAAACTTTGAAATCGTCAGAGAAAGCCCGACAACGGCGGTAGTAGATGGGCACAACGGCATGGGACATGTAATAGGCTACAAAGCCATGAAACTGGCCATAGAAAAAGCAAAAAAGTACGGCATGGGAATGGTCGCAGTAAGAAACTCTACCCATTATGGTATTGCTGGATACTATGTCCAGATGGCTGTAGATGAAGGCATGATAGGTATCACCGGTACTAATGCGAGGCCATCCATAGCCCCCACCTTTGGCGTAGAACCCATGCTTGGGACAAACCCATTGACCTTCGGAATGCCTTCAGACGAAGAATTTCCCTTCATTCTTGACTGTGCCACGAGTGTCTCTCAGAGAGGAAAAATCGAAGTTTACGCCAGAGCAGGTAAAGAAATTCCTGAAGGCTGGGTAATAGGAGAAGACGGAAAAACCAGAACGGATACCGAACAAATCCTTGAAGACCTGAAAAAAGGAAAAGCCGCACTGGTTCCACTCGGTGGAATAGGAGAAGAAACAGCCGGATACAAAGGTTACGGTTACGCCACTGTAGTTGAAATACTCTCCGCTGCCCTTCAGGGTGGAAACTTTCTCAAAATGCTGACAGGCTTCGATGAACAGGGAAATCGTGTCCCGTATAGAATCGGCCATTTCTTTATTGCAATCAATATCGAGGCCTTTACCGAATTAGAAAACTTCAAAAAAACAACGGGTGAAATACTGAGAGCTTTGAGAAACTCAAAAAAAGCGCCGGGGGCTGAAAGAATATACACCGCCGGCGAAAAAGAATACCTGACATGGTTAGAAAGAAAAGATAAAGGTGCTCCACTAAACCACGTTCTCAGAGAACAACTCGTTCAATTAAGAGATGAATTCAATTTAGACCAGTATAAATTCCCCTGGGAATGA
- a CDS encoding ATP-binding protein: protein MFIGRRMELEKLDRLWKKGNFQLVVVYGRRRVGKTTLLKKFSEGKNSIFFVCDEVNEKVMLDSFSKFVLEHFGLSETIAPFESWEKVFRFIGERARKEQLLLVIDEFPYMVNASPEVPSLLQRMIDHEFANSKLFIALCGSSIGFMEKEVLGSKSPLFGRRTAQFKIEPFNYLEASNFFPSLGAEEKVITYGILGGVPQYLLKWDEALSIKQNIMNNFLDTSAYLYEEPRFLLKQELREPALYNAIIETIAFGASRLNDIANKIGQRNDKTGKYIKILMELEIVGKEIPVTEKENSKKSLYFIRDELFRFWYTFIFPNRTLVETGMSEYILNSKILPGLSEYTGKTFERVCADFVKRKNAKGEFTVRLEKIGRWWGNNPFKKRQEEIDIVGLGNEGMLFGECKWQNRKVDISDLNKLVEKSELFNTEKKIYVLFSKSGFTYKLLERAKNDETIRLYTLEELFE, encoded by the coding sequence ATGTTTATTGGTAGAAGGATGGAATTAGAAAAACTGGATAGACTCTGGAAAAAGGGGAATTTTCAATTGGTTGTTGTTTATGGAAGACGTCGTGTTGGAAAGACGACGTTGTTAAAAAAGTTTTCTGAAGGGAAGAACAGTATTTTTTTCGTATGTGATGAAGTGAATGAGAAGGTTATGCTCGATAGTTTTTCGAAATTTGTGCTCGAGCATTTTGGGCTATCTGAAACAATAGCACCATTTGAGTCCTGGGAGAAGGTTTTCAGGTTTATAGGTGAAAGGGCCAGAAAAGAACAATTGTTGTTGGTAATAGATGAGTTTCCGTACATGGTAAACGCAAGCCCGGAAGTTCCTTCTTTACTTCAGAGAATGATCGATCATGAATTTGCCAATTCAAAGTTATTCATTGCTCTGTGTGGTTCTTCAATAGGCTTTATGGAGAAGGAAGTGCTTGGAAGTAAAAGTCCTCTTTTCGGGAGACGAACAGCGCAATTCAAAATAGAACCATTCAATTATCTTGAAGCTTCCAATTTTTTCCCCTCACTAGGAGCTGAAGAAAAAGTCATTACTTATGGAATACTCGGGGGAGTTCCTCAGTATTTGTTGAAATGGGATGAGGCTCTTTCTATAAAGCAAAATATAATGAACAACTTTCTGGATACATCCGCATATTTATATGAAGAGCCGAGGTTTCTTCTAAAACAGGAGTTGAGAGAACCTGCTTTATACAATGCAATAATAGAGACTATTGCATTTGGGGCGAGCAGACTCAACGATATTGCCAACAAAATTGGGCAGCGGAATGACAAAACGGGAAAGTACATAAAGATTCTGATGGAATTAGAGATTGTTGGGAAAGAAATTCCTGTAACAGAAAAAGAAAACTCAAAAAAATCATTGTACTTTATACGAGATGAGTTGTTCAGATTTTGGTATACCTTCATTTTTCCAAATCGTACGCTCGTAGAAACCGGTATGAGTGAATATATTTTGAATAGCAAAATATTACCTGGATTAAGCGAATATACTGGAAAGACATTTGAAAGGGTTTGCGCGGATTTTGTAAAAAGAAAAAACGCTAAGGGAGAATTTACCGTACGGCTTGAAAAGATTGGAAGATGGTGGGGGAATAACCCTTTCAAAAAGAGGCAGGAAGAAATAGATATTGTTGGCCTAGGAAATGAAGGCATGCTTTTTGGCGAATGTAAATGGCAGAATCGAAAAGTTGACATTTCTGATTTGAATAAACTTGTTGAAAAAAGTGAACTTTTCAATACTGAGAAAAAAATATACGTTTTGTTCTCAAAGTCTGGTTTTACCTACAAACTTTTGGAGAGGGCAAAAAATGATGAAACAATACGGCTTTACACATTGGAAGAGTTGTTCGAATAG
- the cas6 gene encoding CRISPR-associated endoribonuclease Cas6 → MRIKVILKEAKNKAFKRDHYHQLAGMIYNMIRKSNPEFSSWLHEKGFMDGNKKFKFFCFSRLIAPRNHYEYIGENKELILFKTDQVSLYISSPVEEFLTNLIEFFLAEDYVKLGDHTLKVDSARALTTPDFGDKTVFKAITPIVLSKRVEGYNTPFYIRAYQSPDEFDEYLTKNAKEKWKIFTGQENADISLQVDRTYLEKKGKRTSCKINLSPNQTIIGSVVPVIAIGDSEIIRFLYDVGIGQKNSLGMGMVELAGYKY, encoded by the coding sequence GTGAGGATCAAAGTAATTCTCAAAGAAGCCAAAAACAAGGCTTTCAAAAGAGATCATTACCATCAGCTCGCTGGCATGATTTACAACATGATAAGAAAATCCAATCCAGAATTCTCCTCATGGCTCCATGAAAAAGGATTTATGGATGGAAACAAAAAATTCAAATTTTTCTGCTTCTCGAGGTTAATAGCTCCAAGAAATCACTACGAATACATCGGAGAAAACAAAGAATTAATCCTATTCAAAACCGATCAAGTATCTCTATACATTTCCTCACCGGTAGAAGAGTTCCTCACAAACCTGATAGAGTTTTTTCTTGCCGAGGATTACGTAAAGCTTGGGGATCACACGTTGAAAGTAGACAGCGCCAGGGCACTCACTACACCAGATTTTGGAGATAAAACTGTGTTTAAAGCAATCACACCAATAGTATTATCAAAAAGGGTTGAAGGATATAACACTCCTTTCTACATAAGAGCCTACCAATCCCCCGATGAATTCGATGAATACCTCACAAAAAACGCGAAAGAAAAATGGAAAATCTTCACTGGTCAAGAAAACGCCGACATATCCCTTCAAGTCGATAGAACATATCTCGAAAAAAAGGGAAAAAGAACCTCGTGCAAAATCAACCTCAGTCCTAACCAGACAATCATAGGATCAGTAGTCCCTGTAATTGCTATCGGAGATTCCGAGATCATAAGATTCCTATATGATGTTGGCATTGGCCAGAAAAACTCCCTGGGAATGGGAATGGTCGAATTAGCAGGATACAAATATTAA
- a CDS encoding NAD(P)-dependent malic enzyme — protein MDLKEKALKQHELWQGKLEVISKAKVETSEDLSIAYTPGVAEPCRKIAEDPEKVYKYTMKGNTVAVVTDGTAVLGLGDIGPEAALPVMEGKAVLFKEFAGIDAFPICLDTKDVDEIVKAVKYIAPGFGGINLEDISAPRCFEIEERLKAELNIPVFHDDQHGTAIVVLAGIINSLKIVQKKPNEMKVVINGAGAAGIAITKLLIKFGFKHIILCDKPGAIYRGADWTNPAQTKIAEITNPDNVKGTLKEVIKGADLFIGVSAPNIVTEEMIASMNKDAIVFAMANPVPEIMPDKAKAGGARIVGTGRSDFPNQVNNVLAFPGIFKGALKCRKQITDKMKIAAAYAIAGMIPESELNEENILPKPFQPGIADAVAEAVIKAAEEE, from the coding sequence ATGGATCTCAAAGAAAAAGCACTTAAACAGCATGAATTATGGCAGGGAAAACTCGAGGTTATTTCCAAAGCGAAAGTAGAAACCTCCGAAGACCTCTCAATCGCCTACACCCCTGGAGTAGCCGAACCTTGCAGAAAAATAGCAGAAGATCCCGAAAAAGTGTATAAGTATACAATGAAAGGCAACACCGTTGCCGTAGTCACAGACGGAACGGCTGTTCTCGGTCTGGGAGACATCGGCCCCGAAGCCGCTTTGCCTGTGATGGAAGGAAAAGCGGTTCTCTTCAAAGAATTTGCCGGCATAGATGCTTTCCCGATATGCCTGGACACAAAAGATGTGGATGAAATAGTAAAAGCCGTTAAATACATTGCTCCCGGCTTTGGTGGAATAAACCTGGAAGACATTTCCGCTCCACGATGCTTTGAAATCGAAGAAAGATTGAAAGCCGAATTAAATATCCCGGTTTTCCACGACGATCAGCACGGAACAGCTATAGTCGTGTTAGCCGGAATCATAAATTCTCTGAAGATCGTCCAGAAAAAGCCAAATGAAATGAAAGTAGTGATCAACGGGGCTGGCGCTGCCGGAATAGCGATCACAAAACTCCTGATAAAATTCGGCTTTAAGCACATAATCCTCTGCGATAAACCCGGAGCCATATATAGGGGAGCCGATTGGACAAATCCTGCCCAGACAAAAATCGCCGAAATCACCAACCCGGACAACGTAAAGGGAACTCTGAAAGAAGTAATAAAGGGTGCAGACCTGTTCATAGGGGTTTCAGCACCAAACATTGTCACAGAAGAAATGATAGCTTCGATGAACAAAGACGCCATCGTTTTTGCTATGGCCAACCCTGTTCCGGAAATAATGCCGGATAAAGCAAAAGCGGGTGGTGCAAGGATAGTTGGAACAGGCCGCTCAGATTTCCCAAACCAGGTAAACAACGTCCTCGCATTCCCGGGAATATTCAAGGGGGCTCTAAAATGCCGAAAACAAATAACGGATAAAATGAAAATCGCCGCGGCTTACGCCATAGCCGGCATGATACCGGAATCCGAATTAAACGAAGAAAACATACTCCCAAAACCCTTCCAGCCTGGAATAGCAGATGCCGTAGCCGAAGCAGTCATAAAAGCAGCGGAAGAGGAATAA